The following proteins come from a genomic window of Corynebacterium falsenii:
- a CDS encoding HAD family hydrolase, producing the protein MMQPPLLVVSDVDGTLLTSRERVTDRMRAVVRSMNHQGTVFTIASGRPARWLLPVLEQLPVRPVCVCANGAVVYDSSQDRITHTFALSPDVLDQLVTSIRSAVPGVGFGAERAGEGERAVPDAGELFAVTDGYDHAWDSDEHTHVDMAGLVGSPAVKLLVRDPRLSSAELYEKLAPVIDPEVATATYSWEGGLVEVSAPGVSKRSALEWIAEDIGVDASEVVAFGDMPNDVEMLRWAGLGVAMGNAEDGVKSVADEVTADNNSDGVAQVLERWF; encoded by the coding sequence ATGATGCAACCGCCGTTGCTGGTGGTCAGTGACGTGGACGGCACGTTGCTGACCAGCCGGGAGCGCGTGACCGACCGTATGAGGGCCGTGGTGCGCAGCATGAACCACCAGGGCACGGTGTTCACGATTGCCTCGGGTCGGCCTGCGCGGTGGTTGCTGCCGGTGTTGGAGCAGTTGCCCGTGCGGCCGGTGTGCGTGTGCGCGAATGGTGCGGTGGTGTATGACTCGTCGCAGGATCGGATCACGCACACGTTTGCGTTGTCTCCGGATGTGCTTGATCAGTTGGTGACGTCCATACGCTCCGCTGTGCCGGGGGTCGGCTTCGGTGCGGAACGCGCCGGCGAGGGCGAGCGGGCTGTCCCGGACGCGGGCGAGTTGTTTGCGGTGACTGATGGCTACGATCATGCGTGGGATTCGGATGAGCATACGCATGTGGATATGGCTGGATTGGTGGGTTCACCTGCGGTGAAGCTGCTGGTGCGCGACCCGCGGTTGAGCTCTGCGGAGCTGTACGAGAAGCTGGCGCCGGTGATCGATCCGGAGGTGGCCACGGCCACGTACTCCTGGGAGGGTGGCCTGGTGGAGGTCAGCGCGCCGGGAGTGTCGAAGCGCTCGGCGTTGGAGTGGATCGCTGAGGACATTGGGGTGGACGCCAGCGAGGTGGTGGCCTTCGGTGACATGCCGAATGATGTGGAGATGCTGCGCTGGGCGGGGCTGGGCGTGGCGATGGGTAATGCCGAGGATGGGGTGAAGTCCGTTGCGGATGAAGTGACGGCGGACAACAACTCTGATGGTGTGGCACAAGTGTTGGAGCGCTGGTTTTAG
- the glf gene encoding UDP-galactopyranose mutase encodes MSESGNQGTQGESGTKGTSDAKGAYDLIVVGSGFFGLTVAERAASQKGARVLIVERRNHIGGNAYSEAEPETGIEVHKYGAHLFHTSNKRVWDYVNQFTDFTDYQHRVFAMHKGTAYQFPMGLGLINQFFGKYYSPDEARKLIEEQTDGLNPDEAKNLEEKGIALIGRPLYEAFVRDYTAKQWQTDPKDLPASNISRLPVRYTFNNRYFNDTYEGLPVEGYTAWLENMAAHENIEVRLDTDWFEVRDEIRAESPDAPVVYTGPLDRYFDYSEGRLGWRTLDFETEVLETGDFQGTPVMNYNDAEFAYTRIHEFRHFHPEREDKYPKDKTVIMKEYSRFAEDDDEPYYPINTPADREMLLKYRERAEQETNEEKVFFGGRLGTYQYLDMHMAIGAALSMFDNKLEPLL; translated from the coding sequence ATGAGTGAATCTGGTAATCAAGGCACACAGGGCGAGAGCGGTACGAAGGGCACGAGCGACGCGAAGGGCGCGTATGACCTCATCGTGGTCGGCAGTGGTTTCTTCGGTTTGACGGTGGCGGAGCGCGCGGCATCGCAGAAGGGTGCGCGCGTGCTCATCGTGGAGCGGCGCAATCACATCGGTGGCAACGCGTACTCGGAGGCGGAGCCGGAGACGGGCATCGAGGTCCACAAGTACGGTGCACACCTGTTCCACACGTCGAATAAGCGTGTGTGGGATTACGTCAATCAGTTCACGGATTTCACCGATTACCAGCACCGTGTGTTCGCGATGCATAAGGGCACGGCGTATCAGTTCCCCATGGGGCTGGGGCTGATCAACCAGTTCTTCGGCAAGTATTACAGCCCGGATGAGGCGCGCAAGCTCATCGAGGAGCAGACGGATGGTCTGAACCCGGATGAGGCGAAGAACCTGGAGGAAAAGGGCATTGCCCTGATTGGTCGCCCGCTGTATGAGGCGTTTGTGCGCGACTACACGGCGAAGCAGTGGCAGACTGATCCGAAGGATCTGCCGGCCAGCAACATCAGCCGCCTGCCGGTGCGCTACACGTTCAACAACCGCTACTTCAACGACACGTACGAGGGCCTGCCGGTGGAGGGTTACACCGCGTGGCTGGAGAACATGGCGGCGCACGAGAACATTGAGGTGCGCCTGGATACGGACTGGTTCGAGGTGCGCGATGAGATCCGGGCGGAGTCGCCGGATGCTCCCGTGGTGTACACCGGCCCGCTGGATCGCTACTTCGACTACTCGGAGGGGCGCCTGGGTTGGCGCACGCTGGACTTTGAGACGGAGGTGTTGGAGACGGGCGATTTCCAGGGCACCCCGGTGATGAACTACAACGATGCGGAGTTCGCTTACACCCGGATCCACGAGTTCCGTCACTTCCACCCGGAGCGGGAGGATAAGTATCCAAAGGATAAGACGGTCATTATGAAGGAGTACAGCCGTTTCGCGGAGGACGATGACGAGCCGTACTACCCGATCAACACTCCCGCCGACCGCGAGATGCTGCTAAAGTACCGCGAGCGTGCGGAGCAGGAGACGAACGAGGAGAAGGTGTTCTTCGGCGGTCGCCTGGGCACATACCAGTACTTGGACATGCACATGGCTATTGGTGCGGCGCTGAGCATGTTTGATAACAAGCTGGAGCCGCTGCTGTAG
- a CDS encoding glycosyltransferase yields MTAQQFDATRLARIILPKRGEPRDVRSLYIVENESATPGRVTARSRTEAVIPGGTEVSFETYFNAFPASYWRRWSQLDEVQLRVDLTGDARIDIYRSKIDGSRIAVTGGNVEVNENRRGTAEFTISLAPFEDGGWIWFDITCESETTIHSAGWYATKEAGPQHFEGQELPAAEPRITVGIPTFNRPADAVAALEALSSDAQVDSVIEAVIMPDQGNKHPADEPGFAAVAEHFGDRLRIMQQGNLGGSGGYSRIMYEARHPERGTTSPYILYMDDDIAIEPDSILRSLAAARYAKSPMLIGGQMLNLQERSHLHSMGEIIDRGRFMWTAAPHTHYDHDFYRHPLRDRGEYGRNASGEYIDSKDLHRRIDVDYNGWWMCMIPRFVADRIGQPLPLFIKWDDGEYGLRAGDAGFPTASWPGIAIWHMAWSDKDDAIDWQAYFHLRNRLIVAAIQHDGSPKGIVSSMAKATAKHLLCLEYSTVAIQNEAMKDFLAGPENLFNILETALPRINKMRKNYSDAIVIPSAAELPPATGGPAHLTRIPLSPWAKVKTLTQAVINNAKPADARHHHAPQVNLPPIEARWFSMSRIDGGTVTTADGRGVVFRKRDRGQMIALARESAKLQKEVLDRFDEMRDRYRAAHPQLVSREAWAQIFEPGSDLAAGAAGSAGAGSAAAGAAGSTAGTSSTTEAGAQ; encoded by the coding sequence ATGACTGCACAGCAATTCGACGCGACCCGCCTGGCCCGCATCATCCTGCCCAAGCGCGGTGAGCCCCGCGACGTTCGATCCCTCTACATCGTGGAAAACGAATCGGCCACACCCGGCCGCGTCACGGCACGCTCCCGCACCGAAGCGGTCATTCCCGGCGGCACGGAAGTCTCCTTCGAAACCTACTTCAACGCCTTCCCGGCCTCCTACTGGCGCCGCTGGTCCCAGCTGGACGAAGTGCAGCTCCGTGTGGACCTCACCGGCGATGCCCGCATCGACATCTACCGCTCCAAGATCGACGGCTCCCGCATCGCCGTCACCGGCGGCAACGTGGAAGTCAACGAAAACCGCCGCGGCACCGCCGAGTTCACCATCTCCCTGGCGCCGTTCGAGGACGGCGGCTGGATCTGGTTCGACATCACCTGCGAATCCGAAACCACCATCCACTCCGCCGGCTGGTACGCCACCAAGGAAGCCGGCCCGCAGCACTTCGAAGGCCAGGAGCTGCCCGCCGCCGAGCCGAGGATCACCGTGGGCATCCCCACGTTTAACCGCCCCGCCGACGCGGTCGCTGCCCTCGAAGCTCTTTCGAGCGACGCCCAAGTAGACAGCGTCATCGAGGCCGTCATCATGCCCGACCAGGGCAACAAGCACCCGGCCGATGAGCCGGGCTTCGCCGCCGTCGCCGAGCACTTCGGTGACCGCCTGCGTATCATGCAGCAGGGCAACCTCGGCGGCTCCGGCGGATACAGTCGCATCATGTACGAGGCCCGCCACCCGGAGCGGGGCACCACCAGTCCGTACATCCTCTACATGGACGATGACATCGCCATCGAGCCGGACTCCATCCTCCGCAGCCTCGCCGCCGCCCGCTACGCGAAGTCCCCGATGCTCATCGGTGGCCAGATGCTCAACCTGCAGGAGCGCAGTCACCTGCACTCCATGGGCGAGATCATCGACCGCGGCCGCTTCATGTGGACCGCCGCACCGCACACCCACTACGACCACGACTTCTACCGCCACCCGCTGCGCGACCGTGGCGAGTACGGCCGCAACGCCTCCGGCGAGTACATCGACTCCAAGGACCTGCACCGCCGCATCGACGTGGACTACAACGGCTGGTGGATGTGCATGATCCCGCGCTTCGTGGCCGACCGCATTGGCCAGCCCCTGCCGCTGTTCATCAAGTGGGATGACGGCGAATACGGCCTCCGCGCCGGCGACGCCGGATTCCCCACCGCCTCCTGGCCCGGCATCGCCATCTGGCACATGGCATGGTCCGACAAGGACGACGCCATCGACTGGCAGGCCTACTTCCACCTGCGCAACCGCCTCATCGTGGCCGCCATCCAGCACGACGGCTCCCCGAAGGGCATCGTCAGCTCCATGGCCAAGGCCACCGCAAAGCACCTGCTGTGCCTGGAATACTCCACCGTGGCCATCCAGAACGAGGCCATGAAGGACTTCCTCGCAGGCCCGGAGAACCTCTTCAACATCCTCGAAACCGCACTGCCGCGGATCAACAAGATGCGCAAGAATTACTCCGACGCCATTGTGATCCCCTCTGCCGCAGAACTCCCACCGGCTACCGGAGGCCCGGCTCACCTGACGCGCATCCCGCTGTCGCCCTGGGCCAAGGTGAAGACCCTCACCCAGGCCGTGATCAACAACGCCAAGCCTGCCGACGCACGCCACCACCACGCCCCGCAGGTGAACCTGCCCCCGATCGAAGCGCGCTGGTTCAGCATGTCCCGCATCGACGGCGGCACCGTGACCACCGCCGACGGCAGGGGAGTGGTGTTCCGCAAGCGCGACCGCGGCCAAATGATCGCCCTGGCGCGCGAATCCGCCAAGCTGCAGAAGGAAGTGCTCGACCGCTTCGACGAAATGCGGGACCGCTACCGCGCCGCGCACCCGCAGCTCGTGAGCCGTGAGGCATGGGCGCAGATCTTCGAGCCCGGCAGCGACCTTGCCGCCGGTGCCGCGGGCTCTGCTGGTGCGGGCTCTGCTGCTGCAGGCGCCGCTGGTTCTACTGCTGGCACCTCCAGCACCACCGAGGCGGGTGCCCAGTAA
- a CDS encoding phosphatase PAP2 family protein — MSHVTGDPLNESAALINIQHALAHRPGVIPAAKAMSFFGEHALGWLGTAALGYGVTVAQGKPANDPTRIGWLTVGASAFTAHAASVVLKRIVRRPRPHHPDIVIGVGTPSKLSFPSSHATSSTAALVTIAETIRNPLPLVGIPAMALSRLVLGVHYPTDVAIGTAIGATTAQAMRRAISAYYGENDGGGAWWRRDKKKN; from the coding sequence ATGTCCCACGTGACCGGCGACCCGCTCAACGAATCAGCGGCGCTGATCAACATCCAGCACGCCCTGGCGCACCGCCCCGGCGTGATCCCCGCAGCCAAAGCCATGAGCTTCTTCGGGGAACACGCCCTCGGCTGGCTCGGCACCGCGGCGCTGGGCTACGGCGTGACCGTCGCCCAGGGCAAGCCCGCCAATGATCCCACCCGGATCGGCTGGCTCACCGTCGGTGCCTCCGCGTTCACCGCGCACGCGGCCAGCGTGGTGCTCAAGCGCATCGTGCGGAGACCACGGCCACACCACCCCGACATTGTCATCGGAGTGGGCACACCATCTAAACTGAGCTTTCCATCCTCGCACGCGACCAGTTCCACCGCGGCGCTGGTCACCATCGCAGAAACCATCCGAAACCCACTGCCACTCGTGGGAATCCCGGCCATGGCGCTCTCACGCCTGGTCCTCGGAGTGCATTACCCCACCGACGTTGCCATCGGCACCGCAATCGGAGCCACCACCGCGCAAGCCATGCGCCGCGCCATCTCCGCCTACTATGGGGAGAATGACGGTGGGGGAGCCTGGTGGCGTCGAGACAAAAAGAAGAACTAA
- a CDS encoding decaprenyl-phosphate phosphoribosyltransferase → MSEQPSDHTEPLIGHEPHTSGLERPAPEDVNNKKLRAPRNLPEAIVKAMRPKQWTKNALVLAAPVAAGGDKLFHPSVLFDVLVAFVVFCLAASSIYLINDARDVEADRAHPTKRYRPIAAGVLPVKLAYVLAVVLIALAVGGSFLATSGYGLSIVVAVYIALQLGYCFGWKHQPVIDIALVSSGFMLRAMAGGVAASIDLSQWFLLVAAFGSLFMAAGKRYAELKLSLRSGAKIRKSLESYTPTYLRFVWTLSATAVVLSYALWGFDLSQQENSGAAAVWYQISMVPFTIAILRYAADVDRGQGGAPDEIALEDRTLQLLALLWLACVAMAVYIVPLF, encoded by the coding sequence GTGAGCGAACAGCCAAGCGACCACACAGAACCGCTAATTGGACACGAACCGCACACCTCCGGCCTGGAACGCCCCGCGCCCGAAGACGTTAACAACAAGAAACTGCGCGCGCCGCGGAACCTGCCGGAAGCAATCGTCAAGGCGATGCGGCCCAAGCAGTGGACCAAGAACGCGCTGGTGCTCGCCGCGCCCGTGGCCGCCGGTGGCGACAAACTGTTCCACCCATCGGTGCTGTTCGACGTGCTCGTGGCGTTCGTGGTGTTCTGCCTGGCGGCGAGCTCGATCTACCTGATCAACGACGCGCGAGACGTCGAAGCCGACCGCGCACACCCCACCAAGCGCTACCGGCCCATCGCAGCCGGCGTGCTGCCCGTGAAGCTGGCGTACGTGCTGGCCGTGGTGCTCATTGCGCTGGCCGTGGGCGGATCGTTCCTGGCGACCTCCGGGTACGGGCTGTCCATCGTGGTGGCCGTGTACATCGCGCTGCAGCTGGGGTACTGCTTCGGCTGGAAGCATCAGCCAGTCATTGATATTGCGCTGGTGAGCTCCGGGTTCATGCTGCGCGCGATGGCTGGTGGTGTGGCGGCTTCTATTGATCTGTCGCAGTGGTTCCTGCTGGTGGCGGCGTTTGGCTCGCTGTTCATGGCGGCGGGCAAGCGCTACGCGGAGCTGAAGCTCTCGCTGCGCAGTGGTGCGAAGATCCGCAAGTCCCTGGAAAGCTACACGCCCACGTACCTGCGGTTCGTGTGGACGCTGTCCGCGACTGCCGTGGTGCTGAGCTACGCGCTGTGGGGCTTTGACCTGTCGCAGCAGGAGAACTCCGGGGCTGCGGCCGTGTGGTATCAGATCTCGATGGTGCCGTTCACAATTGCGATTCTGCGCTACGCCGCGGATGTGGACCGCGGGCAGGGCGGAGCGCCGGATGAGATCGCGCTGGAGGACCGGACGCTGCAGCTGCTGGCCCTGCTGTGGCTGGCGTGTGTGGCGATGGCCGTGTACATCGTGCCGCTGTTCTAG
- a CDS encoding alpha/beta hydrolase: protein MTTTKTTKGFGSKMMAALLAVATALGLAVVAAPGASAEDNPNFRPRPGCTWADKGPSGVKFYVQDCDVWSAAMGQNIKVQIKPAAQGGDAGLYLLDGLRARDDWNAWGPWGGAPEQFVNDNVTLVMPVGGQAQFYTDWIGPWDGTNGPRKPRWETFLTAELPDYLQKNFGVSKTRNGIVGLSMGGTAAMNLAAHHRDQFKQVTSLSGYLNPTWPGMYAGIEIAMLDSAGPGARIWDMWGNPLDLTRFRNDPLLNTPQLSGIPMYISAAAGVPEPGRDFLADPLGTSVGVGLEWMARTSTAKFELAARATGSNPVTDYPITGIHDWPLWKSELVKAKPHIQAALGY from the coding sequence ATGACCACCACTAAGACCACTAAGGGCTTCGGTTCCAAGATGATGGCCGCGCTGTTGGCAGTGGCCACCGCGCTGGGCCTGGCCGTCGTTGCTGCGCCGGGAGCGTCCGCGGAGGATAACCCCAACTTCCGCCCCCGTCCGGGCTGCACCTGGGCAGATAAGGGCCCTTCGGGTGTTAAGTTCTACGTGCAGGACTGTGATGTTTGGTCGGCCGCAATGGGTCAGAACATCAAGGTGCAGATCAAGCCCGCCGCCCAGGGCGGCGACGCCGGCCTCTACCTCCTCGACGGCCTCCGCGCCCGCGACGACTGGAACGCCTGGGGCCCGTGGGGCGGTGCTCCCGAGCAGTTCGTCAACGACAACGTCACCCTCGTGATGCCCGTCGGCGGCCAGGCTCAGTTCTACACCGACTGGATCGGCCCCTGGGACGGCACCAACGGTCCCCGCAAGCCGCGCTGGGAGACCTTCCTGACCGCCGAGCTGCCGGACTACCTGCAGAAGAACTTCGGCGTGAGCAAGACCCGCAACGGCATCGTCGGCCTCTCCATGGGCGGCACCGCTGCGATGAACCTGGCTGCACACCACCGCGACCAGTTCAAGCAGGTCACCTCCCTGTCCGGTTACCTCAACCCGACCTGGCCCGGCATGTACGCCGGCATCGAGATTGCCATGCTCGACTCCGCCGGCCCCGGCGCTCGCATCTGGGACATGTGGGGCAACCCGCTGGATCTGACCCGCTTCCGCAACGATCCGCTGCTGAACACCCCGCAGCTGAGCGGCATCCCGATGTACATCTCGGCTGCCGCTGGCGTGCCGGAGCCGGGCCGCGACTTCCTTGCTGACCCGCTGGGCACCTCCGTGGGCGTGGGCCTCGAGTGGATGGCTCGCACCTCTACCGCCAAGTTCGAGCTGGCCGCCCGTGCCACCGGCTCCAACCCGGTCACGGACTACCCGATCACCGGCATCCACGACTGGCCCCTGTGGAAGAGCGAGCTCGTCAAGGCTAAGCCGCACATCCAGGCAGCCCTCGGCTACTAA